From one Pseudomonas fluorescens genomic stretch:
- a CDS encoding LysR substrate-binding domain-containing protein — protein sequence MSKRLMPSTTALQCFEAAARHLSFTRAAQELHLTQSAVSKQVAQLEEMLSHPLFQRIRRRLHLTPAGALYLAEVNKILVQLDMSSRYILSYGGETEVLRIATQPTFGERWLVPNLKGFGERHPRIHLDIRNELEPFDLVQAKADIAFFFGQGTWPGATCIELFKEQVVPVCAPELLARQRFDSAESLTQHRLLQCTSRPEAWHEWFLGQGLHTQNSYHGPRFDTFYMCIRAAQAGCGIALIPRYLVAEELAEGKLVIAWNHRKTSEGSHFIAHAEHAAEVPKVRAFVEWIAERLRLAGKVPELKE from the coding sequence ATGTCCAAACGCCTGATGCCCTCCACCACCGCCCTGCAGTGCTTCGAAGCCGCCGCCCGGCACCTGAGCTTCACCCGCGCCGCGCAAGAGCTGCACCTGACCCAGAGCGCGGTGAGCAAGCAGGTCGCGCAGCTCGAAGAAATGCTCTCGCACCCGCTGTTCCAGCGCATTCGCCGGCGCCTGCACCTGACCCCGGCCGGCGCCCTGTACCTGGCCGAGGTAAACAAGATCCTCGTGCAGTTGGACATGTCCAGCCGCTACATCCTCAGTTACGGCGGCGAAACCGAGGTGTTGCGCATTGCCACCCAGCCGACCTTCGGCGAGCGCTGGCTGGTGCCCAACCTCAAGGGCTTCGGCGAGCGTCATCCGCGTATTCACCTGGACATCCGCAACGAACTGGAGCCCTTCGACCTGGTCCAGGCCAAGGCTGACATCGCCTTCTTTTTCGGCCAGGGCACCTGGCCCGGGGCAACCTGCATCGAGCTGTTCAAGGAGCAGGTGGTGCCGGTGTGCGCGCCGGAGCTGCTGGCCCGGCAGCGATTCGACAGCGCCGAATCGCTCACCCAACACCGCCTGCTGCAGTGCACCTCGCGGCCCGAGGCCTGGCATGAATGGTTCCTCGGCCAGGGCCTGCACACCCAGAACAGCTACCACGGCCCGCGCTTCGATACCTTCTACATGTGTATCCGCGCCGCCCAGGCGGGCTGCGGCATCGCCCTGATCCCCCGCTACCTGGTGGCCGAAGAGTTGGCCGAGGGCAAACTGGTGATCGCCTGGAACCATCGGAAAACCAGTGAGGGCTCGCACTTTATCGCCCACGCCGAGCATGCTGCCGAGGTGCCCAAGGTCCGCGCCTTTGTCGAGTGGATCGCTGAACGGCTACGCCTGGCCGGGAAAGTTCCAGAATTGAAGGAATGA
- a CDS encoding L-piperidine-6-carboxylate dehydrogenase — MVAELLTRLGVSESLYNGGTHAVFTPIDGSQIAALTLENKEAVTRRIDAAQAAFLHWRDVPAPRRGELVRLFGEVLREHKAALGELVSIEAGKITQEGLGEVQEMIDICDFAVGLSRQLYGLTIASERPGHHMRETWHPLGVVGVISAFNFPVAVWAWNTTLALVCGNAVVWKPSEKTPLTALACQALFEKALKAFGDAPEGLSQLIIGDRDAGQALVDDPRVPLVSATGSTRMGREVGPRVAARFGRSILELGGNNAMILAPSADLDLAVRGILFSAVGTAGQRCTTLRRLIVHRSIKDEVVARVKAAYAKVRIGDPRKDNLVGPLIDKQSYSAMQNALTQARDEGGQVFGGERQIQDQYPNAYYVAPAIVEMPGQSAVVRHETFAPILYVLAYDEFEEALRLNNEVPQGLSSCIFTTDLREAERFQSAAGSDCGIANVNIGTSGAEIGGAFGGEKETGGGRESGSDSWKAYMRRQTNTVNYSRELPLAQGIVFD; from the coding sequence ATGGTTGCTGAACTACTTACCCGTTTGGGCGTGTCCGAAAGTTTATATAACGGCGGCACGCATGCTGTTTTTACGCCCATCGACGGCAGCCAGATCGCAGCGCTTACCCTGGAAAACAAAGAGGCGGTAACCCGCCGTATCGATGCCGCGCAAGCAGCCTTTTTGCACTGGCGCGATGTGCCGGCACCACGGCGTGGTGAACTGGTGCGCCTGTTCGGCGAAGTGCTGCGTGAGCACAAGGCGGCACTCGGCGAGCTGGTATCGATCGAAGCCGGCAAGATCACCCAGGAAGGCCTGGGCGAAGTGCAGGAAATGATCGACATCTGCGACTTCGCCGTTGGCCTGTCGCGTCAGCTGTACGGTTTGACCATCGCCTCCGAGCGCCCGGGCCACCACATGCGTGAAACCTGGCACCCGCTGGGTGTGGTCGGTGTCATCAGCGCGTTCAACTTCCCCGTTGCGGTCTGGGCCTGGAACACCACCCTGGCGCTGGTCTGCGGCAACGCCGTGGTGTGGAAGCCGTCGGAGAAGACCCCGCTGACCGCGCTGGCCTGCCAGGCCCTGTTCGAAAAAGCCCTGAAGGCCTTTGGTGATGCGCCAGAAGGCCTGAGCCAACTGATCATCGGTGATCGTGACGCCGGCCAAGCCCTGGTCGACGACCCGCGCGTGCCGCTGGTCAGCGCTACCGGCAGCACCCGCATGGGCCGTGAAGTCGGCCCGCGTGTGGCCGCACGGTTCGGTCGCAGCATCCTCGAACTGGGTGGCAACAATGCGATGATTCTTGCGCCCAGTGCCGACCTGGATCTGGCCGTGCGCGGCATCCTGTTCAGCGCCGTCGGCACCGCTGGCCAGCGCTGCACTACCTTGCGCCGGCTGATTGTTCATCGCTCGATCAAGGACGAAGTGGTTGCTCGGGTAAAAGCTGCTTACGCCAAAGTGCGTATCGGAGACCCGCGTAAAGACAACCTGGTCGGTCCGCTGATCGACAAGCAGTCCTACAGCGCCATGCAGAATGCCCTGACCCAGGCCCGTGATGAAGGCGGCCAGGTGTTTGGCGGCGAGCGGCAGATCCAGGACCAGTACCCGAATGCCTACTACGTGGCCCCGGCCATCGTCGAGATGCCAGGCCAGAGCGCCGTGGTGCGGCATGAAACCTTCGCACCGATCCTGTACGTGCTGGCCTACGACGAATTTGAAGAAGCCCTGCGCCTGAACAACGAAGTCCCGCAAGGCTTGTCCTCGTGCATCTTCACCACCGACCTGCGCGAAGCCGAGCGCTTCCAGAGCGCGGCGGGCAGTGACTGCGGGATTGCCAACGTCAACATCGGCACCAGCGGTGCGGAGATTGGCGGGGCGTTTGGCGGTGAGAAAGAAACCGGCGGTGGCCGTGAGTCGGGCTCGGATTCATGGAAAGCCTACATGCGTCGGCAGACCAATACCGTGAACTATTCCCGTGAACTGCCGTTGGCGCAGGGGATTGTGTTCGATTGA
- a CDS encoding amino acid permease, with protein sequence MASLQQKKQRSLQHGLTSRQVSMISIAGIIGAGLFIGSSTAIATAGPAILISYTMTGLLVLLVMRMLGEMAIANPNSGSFSTYASQAIGPWAGFTIGWLYWWFWVLIIPVEAIAGADILHAYFPGVPSWLFAFLIMIVLSGTNLISVKNFGEFEYWFALIKVIAILAFIGVCTLAVFGFWPLAEVSGVQQLWATGGFMPNGFGAVLGGVLVTIFSFFGAEIVTIAADETSNPKDKIRKATNLVVYRIAIFYIVSIFFIVSLVAWNDPALKAVGSFQRVLEVLNVPGAKLMVDLVVLVAVTSCMNSGLYTASRMLYSLGSRGEALKMTKRISGNGVPTVAVILSTFAGFAGCLVNYVFPGKVFGFLLSTTGAIALLVYLVIAVSQLRMRAITDRQGTELAFKMWLFPWLTWLVIGLITLVLGYMLISPAYRYETLMTAGVTLAILLISLTRRKTPASEPAGSPAVSGKGL encoded by the coding sequence ATGGCATCGCTACAACAAAAGAAACAGCGTTCGCTGCAACACGGTCTGACCTCGCGCCAGGTGTCGATGATCTCGATTGCCGGGATCATCGGCGCCGGGCTTTTCATTGGCTCGTCCACGGCCATCGCCACCGCCGGGCCGGCCATCCTGATCTCCTACACCATGACCGGCCTGCTGGTGCTGCTGGTCATGCGCATGCTCGGGGAAATGGCCATCGCCAACCCCAACAGCGGCTCGTTCTCCACCTACGCCAGCCAAGCCATCGGGCCCTGGGCCGGGTTTACCATCGGCTGGCTGTACTGGTGGTTCTGGGTGTTGATCATTCCGGTCGAGGCGATTGCCGGCGCCGATATCCTGCATGCCTACTTCCCCGGCGTACCGTCGTGGTTGTTTGCCTTCCTGATCATGATCGTGCTGTCGGGCACCAACCTGATCAGCGTGAAGAACTTCGGTGAATTCGAGTACTGGTTCGCCCTGATCAAGGTCATTGCCATTCTCGCCTTCATCGGTGTCTGCACTCTGGCGGTGTTCGGTTTCTGGCCCCTGGCCGAGGTCTCGGGCGTACAACAGCTGTGGGCAACCGGCGGCTTCATGCCCAACGGCTTTGGCGCGGTGCTCGGCGGCGTGCTGGTGACGATCTTTTCGTTCTTCGGCGCCGAGATTGTCACCATCGCTGCCGACGAAACCTCCAACCCCAAGGACAAGATCCGCAAGGCCACCAACCTGGTGGTGTACCGCATCGCGATCTTCTACATCGTCTCGATCTTCTTCATTGTCTCGCTGGTGGCCTGGAACGACCCGGCCCTCAAGGCGGTGGGTTCGTTCCAGCGGGTGCTGGAAGTGCTCAACGTGCCGGGCGCCAAGCTGATGGTCGACCTGGTGGTGCTGGTGGCGGTGACCAGTTGCATGAACTCGGGCCTCTATACCGCCTCGCGCATGCTGTACTCGCTGGGCTCGCGCGGCGAAGCGCTGAAGATGACCAAGCGTATCTCCGGCAATGGCGTGCCTACCGTGGCGGTGATTCTCTCGACCTTCGCCGGGTTCGCCGGTTGCCTGGTCAACTACGTGTTCCCGGGCAAGGTCTTCGGCTTTCTGCTGTCGACCACCGGCGCCATCGCCTTGCTGGTGTACCTGGTGATCGCCGTGTCGCAACTGCGCATGCGCGCCATCACCGACCGCCAGGGCACGGAGCTTGCGTTCAAGATGTGGCTGTTCCCGTGGTTGACCTGGCTGGTGATCGGCCTGATCACCCTGGTGCTGGGCTACATGCTGATCAGCCCGGCTTACCGCTATGAAACCCTGATGACTGCAGGTGTGACCCTGGCCATCCTGCTGATTTCGCTGACCCGGCGCAAAACCCCGGCCAGCGAGCCGGCCGGCAGCCCGGCGGTATCGGGCAAAGGCCTCTAG
- a CDS encoding PaaI family thioesterase, translating into MSTQALSLQELAAPEGVCYGCGCSHPSGLHLQSHWDADGIHLLCRHSPDSTFLGWPGLVYGGLLAMLVDCHSNWTAMAYHYRAEGREPGSLPRIDCVTGQLNLTYLKPTPMGVELLLKARVEGEVGRKTRVICEVWADDVLTVTADSVFVRVDTEKLKHKAHGTA; encoded by the coding sequence ATGAGTACCCAAGCCTTATCCCTGCAGGAACTCGCCGCCCCCGAAGGCGTCTGCTACGGCTGCGGCTGTTCCCACCCCAGCGGCCTGCACCTGCAGAGCCACTGGGACGCCGACGGTATCCACCTGCTGTGCCGCCACTCGCCCGACAGTACCTTCCTCGGTTGGCCGGGGCTGGTCTATGGCGGCTTGCTGGCGATGCTGGTCGACTGCCATTCCAACTGGACCGCCATGGCCTATCACTACCGTGCCGAAGGCCGTGAGCCGGGCAGCCTGCCGCGCATCGATTGCGTCACCGGCCAGCTTAACCTGACCTACCTCAAGCCCACGCCCATGGGCGTCGAGTTGCTGCTCAAGGCTCGGGTCGAGGGTGAAGTCGGGCGCAAGACCCGGGTGATCTGCGAGGTCTGGGCCGACGACGTGCTGACCGTGACGGCCGATTCGGTGTTCGTCCGTGTCGATACCGAAAAACTCAAGCACAAGGCCCACGGTACTGCTTAA
- a CDS encoding M14 family metallopeptidase, with protein MTVTLPPLHIDCDFDSGNILVKDASDPTRVRLDIRPDTSSDHFQWFHFKADGLTPGQRHGFILENAGASSYRDAWSGYQAVASYDQQQWFRVPTTFDGKALEFHLKAEQPQAWFAYFEPYPRARHNQLIERAKTLPGVELLATGRSVEGRDIQLLRAGSGEPGKRKLWIIAQQHPGEHMAEWFMEGVIDRLQDNDPTIQVLLQQADLYLIANMNPDGAIHGHLRTNAKGQDLNRAWQDASIDTSPEVLFAQQQMRLHGVDLFLDVHGDEEIPHVFTAGCEGNPGYSARIVALETTFRDRLCDRTVDFQQLHGYPRAAPGEANMTLACNSVGQAYDCLSLTLEMPFKDHNDAPNPETGWNGLRSKSLASAVLDVFEKMVSTLR; from the coding sequence ATGACCGTGACGCTGCCCCCCCTGCATATCGACTGCGATTTCGATTCCGGCAACATTCTCGTCAAGGATGCCAGTGACCCTACACGGGTGCGCCTGGATATCCGCCCCGACACCAGCAGCGACCACTTCCAGTGGTTTCACTTCAAGGCCGACGGGCTGACGCCGGGCCAGCGCCATGGCTTTATCCTGGAAAACGCCGGCGCCTCGTCCTACCGCGACGCCTGGAGCGGTTACCAGGCAGTGGCCTCCTACGACCAGCAGCAGTGGTTCCGCGTGCCGACCACCTTCGACGGCAAGGCCCTTGAATTTCACCTCAAGGCCGAACAGCCCCAGGCCTGGTTTGCCTACTTCGAGCCCTACCCGCGGGCGCGCCACAATCAATTGATTGAACGGGCCAAAACCCTTCCCGGCGTCGAACTGCTGGCCACCGGCCGCAGCGTCGAAGGCCGCGACATCCAGCTGCTGCGCGCCGGCAGCGGCGAGCCGGGCAAGCGCAAGCTGTGGATCATCGCCCAGCAGCACCCGGGCGAGCACATGGCCGAGTGGTTCATGGAAGGGGTGATCGACCGCCTGCAAGACAATGACCCGACCATCCAGGTATTGCTGCAGCAAGCCGACCTGTACCTGATCGCCAACATGAACCCCGACGGCGCCATCCACGGCCACCTGCGCACCAATGCCAAGGGCCAGGACCTCAATCGCGCCTGGCAGGATGCGAGCATCGACACAAGCCCGGAAGTGTTGTTCGCCCAGCAGCAGATGAGACTGCATGGCGTCGACCTGTTCCTCGACGTGCACGGCGACGAAGAAATCCCCCATGTGTTCACCGCCGGCTGCGAAGGCAACCCCGGCTATAGCGCGCGTATCGTCGCACTGGAAACCACCTTCCGCGACAGACTGTGTGATCGCACCGTGGATTTCCAGCAGCTCCATGGCTACCCGCGCGCAGCTCCAGGCGAGGCCAACATGACCCTGGCCTGCAACAGCGTCGGCCAGGCCTATGATTGCCTGTCGCTGACCCTGGAGATGCCGTTCAAGGACCACAACGACGCGCCCAACCCCGAGACCGGCTGGAACGGCCTGCGCAGCAAGAGCCTGGCCAGCGCTGTGCTCGACGTGTTCGAAAAAATGGTCAGCACCCTGCGCTAA
- a CDS encoding DUF4880 domain-containing protein: MTRLLLPLEHNPLSHDLADDALLQRLKKLPRRVQQVFLLSRLDQLSFASIAERLGLPALTVERHMNQALQAAREGRDALASVAGQWYVRLQSPDVTASERIDFRRWLDSAPQHREAFHATELRWRTLLAPARQLGEDGWYRQPRAALSLGGCSVAIGLGLAALAAIGFWS; this comes from the coding sequence ATGACCCGTCTGTTGCTGCCCCTTGAACACAATCCCCTTTCCCACGACCTGGCGGACGACGCTTTGCTGCAGCGGCTGAAAAAGCTGCCGCGCCGCGTTCAACAGGTGTTTTTGCTCAGCCGCCTCGATCAACTGTCGTTCGCCAGCATTGCCGAACGCCTGGGCCTGCCCGCGCTCACCGTCGAGCGCCACATGAACCAGGCCCTGCAAGCCGCACGCGAGGGGCGTGACGCCCTGGCCAGTGTTGCCGGCCAATGGTACGTGCGCCTGCAGAGTCCGGATGTCACCGCCAGCGAGCGCATCGACTTTCGCCGCTGGCTGGACAGCGCGCCCCAGCACCGCGAGGCATTCCATGCCACCGAACTGCGTTGGCGCACCTTGCTCGCCCCGGCCCGCCAGTTGGGCGAAGACGGCTGGTACCGGCAACCACGGGCCGCGCTGTCGCTGGGCGGTTGCTCGGTGGCCATCGGCCTGGGCCTGGCGGCATTGGCAGCGATCGGTTTCTGGTCCTGA
- a CDS encoding DUF6124 family protein, producing MKPTIPDTDLSFDKHALSNSDAARRALDYYLNPAPTRLGPDEPLLVAREGLSSAQATAHATNLLRCAAATAYESADGLQGVPRDLALASMHMINMARAMLERTAANQDHA from the coding sequence ATGAAGCCGACAATTCCTGACACGGACCTCAGCTTTGACAAACACGCATTAAGTAACAGTGACGCCGCCCGGCGCGCGCTGGATTACTACCTCAATCCGGCCCCCACCAGACTCGGCCCTGACGAGCCCCTGCTGGTCGCCCGCGAAGGCCTCAGCAGCGCCCAGGCCACGGCCCACGCCACCAACCTGTTGCGCTGCGCCGCCGCCACTGCCTACGAATCGGCGGACGGCCTGCAAGGGGTGCCGCGGGACCTGGCGCTGGCATCGATGCACATGATCAACATGGCCAGGGCCATGCTTGAACGCACAGCAGCCAACCAGGACCATGCCTGA
- a CDS encoding S24 family peptidase yields the protein MDKWTDLVKARMRELKVTQENLAERIGVTQGAVGHWLREEREPKLKVLNQILVEVGLPPLQMVFPHQVAESNGSYTVLGNPTTVTGADGLQHELYFRYPVLPWGNLDELEVADDCPRQSTDYKAQGRAFWLKVEGDAMTAPLGLSVPEGMLILVDTGLEAEPGKLVIARSPDSTATSFRQLSEEGGQRYLRPLNPTYPKALCTEQCELLGVVVQALVKF from the coding sequence ATGGATAAATGGACTGACCTGGTCAAAGCCAGGATGCGTGAACTGAAGGTCACGCAGGAAAATCTCGCCGAACGCATCGGGGTCACTCAAGGCGCCGTGGGCCATTGGCTGCGTGAGGAGCGCGAGCCGAAGCTCAAGGTGCTCAACCAGATCCTGGTGGAGGTAGGCCTGCCGCCGTTGCAGATGGTATTCCCTCATCAGGTCGCTGAAAGTAACGGTTCCTACACGGTGTTGGGCAATCCAACTACTGTTACTGGCGCCGATGGCCTACAGCACGAACTGTATTTTCGGTACCCGGTTCTGCCATGGGGCAATCTTGACGAGCTCGAGGTGGCCGACGACTGCCCGCGCCAGTCAACCGACTATAAGGCGCAGGGGCGGGCGTTCTGGCTCAAGGTTGAAGGTGACGCGATGACCGCGCCGCTGGGCTTGAGCGTGCCGGAGGGGATGTTGATCCTGGTCGATACCGGGCTTGAGGCCGAACCCGGCAAGCTGGTGATCGCGCGTTCACCTGACAGCACGGCAACCAGCTTTCGCCAGTTGAGCGAGGAGGGCGGTCAGCGCTACTTGCGCCCGCTCAATCCGACCTATCCCAAGGCCTTGTGCACCGAGCAGTGTGAGTTGCTGGGGGTGGTGGTGCAGGCATTGGTCAAGTTTTGA
- a CDS encoding acetyl/propionyl/methylcrotonyl-CoA carboxylase subunit alpha, translated as MSRTPLTTLLVANRGEIACRVMRTAKALGLTTVAVHSAIDREARHSREADIRVDLGGAKAAESYLDIDKLLAAAKASGAQAIHPGYGFLSENAGFARAIEQAGLIFLGPPASAIDAMGSKSAAKALMEQAGVPLVPGYHGEAQDLETFRAAAEKIGYPVLLKATAGGGGKGMKVVEHESQLGEALASAQREAQSSFGDARMLVEKYVLKPRHVEIQVFADQHGNCLYLNERDCSIQRRHQKVVEEAPAPGLSSAQRQAMGEAAVKAAQAIGYVGAGTVEFLLDARGEFFFMEMNTRLQVEHPVTEAITGLDLVAWQIRVACGEPLPISQDQVPLNGHAIEVRLYAEDPANDFLPATGHLALYRESAPGEGRRVDSGVSEGDDVSPFYDPMLGKLIAWGETREQARLRLLAMLDEFAIGGLKTNIAFLRRILAHPAFAEAELDTGFIARYQEQLLPAPQALPAAFWQAAAEAFIQSQPLAPRADDRHSPWAANSGFRAGVPAQISLHLTCNGEARAINLSQAAASNLTLDGEQLLIDQSGLRRRHLAIRRGDTLYLQWDGELHSINRYDPIAEADASHSHQGGLGAPMNGSIVRVLVEVGQAVDTGTQLVVLEAMKMEHSIRAPHAGTVKALFCQEGEMVSEGAVLVELEEA; from the coding sequence ATGAGCCGCACCCCGTTGACCACCCTGCTGGTCGCCAACCGTGGCGAGATCGCCTGCCGGGTGATGCGCACCGCCAAGGCCCTGGGCCTGACCACCGTGGCCGTGCACAGCGCCATCGACCGTGAAGCGCGCCACAGCCGTGAAGCTGACATCCGCGTCGACCTCGGTGGGGCCAAGGCCGCTGAAAGCTACCTGGACATCGACAAACTGCTGGCCGCGGCCAAAGCCAGCGGCGCCCAGGCGATCCACCCCGGCTACGGCTTCTTGTCCGAGAACGCAGGCTTTGCCCGCGCCATTGAACAGGCCGGGCTGATTTTCCTTGGCCCACCGGCCAGCGCCATCGATGCCATGGGCAGCAAGTCGGCGGCCAAGGCCCTGATGGAACAGGCCGGCGTGCCCCTGGTGCCGGGTTATCACGGCGAAGCCCAGGACCTGGAAACCTTCCGCGCCGCCGCCGAGAAGATTGGCTACCCGGTGCTGCTCAAGGCCACCGCCGGTGGCGGCGGCAAGGGCATGAAGGTGGTCGAGCACGAAAGCCAGCTCGGCGAAGCCCTGGCCTCGGCCCAGCGTGAAGCGCAGTCTTCGTTCGGCGATGCGCGCATGCTGGTGGAAAAATACGTGCTCAAGCCCCGCCACGTCGAGATCCAGGTGTTCGCCGACCAGCACGGCAACTGCCTGTACCTGAACGAGCGCGACTGCTCGATCCAGCGTCGGCACCAGAAGGTCGTCGAAGAAGCCCCTGCCCCGGGCCTGAGCAGCGCCCAGCGCCAGGCCATGGGCGAAGCGGCGGTCAAGGCCGCCCAGGCCATCGGCTACGTCGGCGCCGGCACGGTGGAGTTTCTGCTCGATGCCCGTGGCGAATTCTTCTTCATGGAGATGAACACCCGCCTGCAGGTCGAGCACCCGGTCACCGAAGCGATCACCGGCCTGGACCTGGTGGCCTGGCAGATCCGCGTCGCCTGTGGCGAGCCGCTGCCGATCAGCCAGGACCAGGTACCGCTCAACGGTCACGCCATCGAAGTGCGCCTGTATGCCGAAGACCCGGCCAATGATTTTCTGCCGGCCACTGGCCATCTAGCGCTGTACCGTGAGTCGGCGCCGGGCGAAGGCCGACGGGTCGACAGCGGCGTCAGTGAAGGTGACGACGTCTCGCCGTTCTATGACCCGATGCTCGGCAAGCTGATCGCCTGGGGCGAAACCCGCGAACAGGCGCGCCTGCGCTTGCTGGCGATGCTCGACGAGTTCGCCATTGGCGGGCTGAAAACCAACATCGCCTTCTTGCGGCGCATCCTCGCCCACCCGGCATTTGCCGAGGCCGAGCTGGATACCGGGTTCATTGCGCGCTACCAGGAACAACTGCTGCCTGCACCGCAAGCCTTGCCTGCGGCGTTCTGGCAGGCAGCGGCCGAAGCCTTCATCCAGAGCCAACCGTTGGCACCACGGGCCGATGACCGGCATTCGCCGTGGGCCGCCAACAGCGGCTTTCGTGCCGGCGTCCCGGCGCAGATCAGCCTGCACCTGACCTGCAACGGTGAAGCCCGGGCCATCAACCTGAGCCAGGCGGCGGCATCGAACCTGACCCTGGACGGCGAGCAGTTGCTGATCGACCAGAGCGGCCTGCGCCGTCGGCACCTGGCCATCCGCCGTGGCGACACCCTGTACCTGCAGTGGGACGGCGAGCTGCACAGCATCAACCGCTACGACCCGATAGCCGAAGCCGACGCCAGCCACAGCCACCAGGGCGGCCTTGGCGCGCCCATGAACGGCAGCATCGTGCGGGTGCTGGTGGAGGTCGGTCAGGCGGTGGACACCGGCACGCAACTGGTGGTGCTGGAAGCCATGAAGATGGAACACAGCATCCGTGCGCCCCACGCCGGGACGGTCAAGGCGCTGTTCTGCCAGGAAGGCGAGATGGTCAGTGAAGGGGCTGTGCTGGTGGAGCTGGAAGAGGCTTGA